CGGCTGGGCGCGGGCGGGGAGAAGGAAGCCTTCGAGAACCTGAATACGGACATGCACCCGGGGCAACTGAACGCCTTCGCTGCCGCGATCCGCGAGGGCCGGCCCGTGGCCGCCTCGGGCGAGGACGGCCTGTGGGCCCTGCAGACCTCGCTGGCAGCGCTGCGATCCATCGAGACCGGTGAGGCGGTGGCCGTGGCCGAACCGTGGGAGGACCCGGCCTAGACTCTACCTGCCGACACACACCGCCACGTTACCGAACTCGGCCTTGGCCCACATCCACAGCCCGGAGAAGCGCGGGCGCAGAGGCAGGATTCTGGCACGGTAGTGGGCAATGATGGTGAAGAGGGCGACCAGAATCCCAGGAGGGCGGAACGATGCGCACGTTCGTGAAGACGCTTCTGGCGGTGGCGGCGGTGCTCCTGATCGTGTTGTGGCTTGCAGGCTGCGGCGGCTCGTCGGGGCGGGGTCGCAATCCAGTGCTCTCCGGGGTGGTCAATGTCACTCAGTTCGTGGTCGAGGCGGGTGAGACAGTGGCGTGGCGCGGAGACGTCACGATCAACTGCGAGACCGCGTCCATCGCCGGGCAACTGGCAGCCCAGGATGCCAGCGGGTCCGGAGCGGCTGGTGGCAGCCTCAACATCAACGCCCAGAATGACATCGTCGTGACCGGTCGCCTCGTGGCCGCAGACGGGATCGCAGGCAGCAGTGCCGGCGACGGTGGCGCCGGTGGCGCCGGCGGCAGTATCACGCTGGCCTCGGCGGCCGGGGGCATCACTCTCGGGGCGGCGGCCGCCGCCGCGGGGCGCGGGGCGCGGCTGGCGCAGGCCGGAGGCTGCACCATCTCGTCAGGCAACGGCGCGGCCGGCGGCAACGGGCGTCTCGGCGGCGCGGGCGGGAACGGCGGCTCCCTGACCTTCCACTGCCCGGAGGGCACGCTGGCTATCCATGAGAGCCCGGGACTGCTGCAACTGGGTGACGGTGGAGCCGGCGGGCAGGGCTCCTTCCCGATCAGCGAAGGCGGCGCACCTGGCGTTCCCGAACAGATGCCCAACAGCGGCGGTGCCGGCGGCACGCTCACCGGGGAGATCGGGGCCTTCAGCGGCCCCACGCCACAGCCCACCGGCGTGGTCTACGAGGGACGCCCCCTGCAGACGGTGGTCATGGACGACGATACCATCGTCGGCGGCAAGGGGGGCAATGCCGGCGACGTCGAAGGCAGCGCTCCGGTCACCACAGCGCTCGGATTGTTGCGATCGGGACTCCAACACATTGCGGAGGCCGACACCGCTCAGACGCTGCCGCCGGCGCGGTTTGAGGGGGCTCGCGGCGGCGATGGCCGCCAGTACGGCGGCGATGGCGGCAACGTGACACTGCCCAGCGGCTTTGGGATGCCTGCCGGAAGCGGCCGAGAGGGCTTCAATGTGATCGTGGACGGGGGGGGCGGTGGACACGCGCTGGAGCGTTGCGCCCTGGTGCGCGGAGCAGAGGCACTCGGGCTGGTGGCGCTACTTCCATCGCGGGGCGGCCGCGGCGGCAACGCGCGCGCCATCGGGGTGAACGGTGGCTCCGGCGGGCCCGGCCAGGCAGGAGGCAAGGGGGGCGACGCCACCGCAGAAGGGGGCGAGGGAGGCAGCGCGTTCGCCTGGGTAGAGGGTAACACTATTGCCGGGGAAGGAGGGAACGCCTACGCCGCCGGCGGCATGGGGGGCGCTGGCGGGGCCAACTGCACTCCCCCCGGCCAGGGCGGCGCGGGGGGCGACGGTGGGGCAGCGCTGGCCAAGGGCGGCAATACCGGCCTGGCCAACCAGTTGGCGAAGGGTGGCAACGCGGCCGCTCTCGGCGGCAACGGTGGTAGGGGCGGCGATGGCAGCCCTCCCGGCGGGGGGGGTAAGGGCGGGAACGCATGGGCCTTCAAGGGTGGGGGCAGCCCGCAGGGAACGGAGAGTGCCAGGGATGGCGTTGCCGGCGAGGCCGGCAGCCCGTGTGGCCCTACCACCCCGGCCTACGGCACCACGACGGCCAGTTCCACCCCCAGCCAGGGCATCGTGATCGAGACGGCGTTTGTGCAAGGCACCGCGCCCCGGTCGCTCGCACCGCGCCTGGGCGGCCCCACCAACCCCATCCGGGCCTATCCAGGCCAGTCCATGGTCACCAGCGCCAACGGGCGTGACCTGTGGGTGGCAAACGAGAACTCCGGCATCCGTCTCTACCGCAGTTTCGTCACCGGCGGCGACCGCGCCCCGGATCTCACCCTGACACATACGGGCGCGGTCGGCGACACCTTCTGCCCGACTGCCCTGTGGCTGGACACCAGCCGCGACATCCTCTATGCCGCCTACCGCCTGACCCGGACGCAGCCGAACACCAACCGTATCCTGGCATGGCAGGGCGCCTCGGCGATCGTCGCCAACCGCCCCCCCGATCGGCAGATCGTCGTCTCCGATGCCACGGAGGTGACCGCTCTGGCCGGAGACCCGGGGGCGGGCGACCGCTGCTTCACCATGCAGTTCAGCGGCACGAAGGGCTTCCATATCGGCGTACTGGACAGCTTCAGTGTGCGGCAGGGCGTAGCGGCCGCCTCACGGACCATCACCGGCGTAGCCTGGGGCAGCTACGGTCTGGCCTATGACTACCAGCGGGACATCCTGTATGTCCAGCGGGAGGACTTGACCAACGGCAACCATGCCGTAGCCATCGTTCCCCAGGCGGCAACCGCCGAGGGCAACGCCGCGTTCCTCACTCTCCGCGGCGACGCGACCGGGCTACAGGCGCCGGCCGGCGACCGCGGCCGCAACGACCCGATCAGCCTGTGCGTGTTCCCCGACGCCAACCTGCTCTTCGTGGCCGCGTTCCAGGGGGAGATGCTGGCCTTCGCCAACGCCAGCGCCCTGACCGGCAACGTGGCGCCCACCAGCCGCCGGACGATGATGGACGAGATGACTGCGGCGGGAGGCTGGCGCTCACAATAGGGCTGGCCCACGCCCCACACGTGGTCCCTGCCCCGGAAGGACGCGGGCCCCGGCTTCTCCCGGACGAGGTTCCGTGCTATGATGCACGCTCGCCCATGCCACTGCTTACTGTAGACAACCTCACCAAGTACTACGGCACCGAGCTGATCCTCGACCACGTCGCGTTTGCCATTGACCACCGCGAGCGCCTGGGGTTCATCGGGGCCAACGGGACCGGCAAGACGACCCTGTGCCGCATCCTGCTTGGGCGCGAGCCGTACGAGGACGACGCCGAGATCCACATCGCGCGCGGGGCCACCATCGGCTATCTGTCGCAGGAAGTGGACCAGGACCTGTCGCTGACGCCGTGGGACATGGTCATGTCGGTACACCAGAGACTGCGTCGCCAGGAGCGCGAGATCGCCGTCCTGACCGAACGCATGGCCGAGGACGTGAGCGAGGAGGTCATGCAGGGGTTGCTCCAGCAGCATGCGACGCTCCTGGAGCAGTTCGCGGCGGGGGGCGGGCACGAGTACGAGCGCGAGGCGGCCCGCGTGCTGACCCGCGTCGGCGTGCCCGCGGCCGACTTCCATCGGCCCCTCAGCAGCTTCAGCGGCGGCGAGCAACGCCGCGCGGCTCTGGCCCGGCTGCTGCTGCAGCAGCCCGACCTGCTGCTACTGGACGAGCCCACCAATCACCTCGACGTCGCCGGCATCGAGTGGCTCGAGCAGTACCTGAAGTCCTACGCCGGGGCCGTCATCGCCATCTCCCACGACCGGCGCTTCCTGGACAACATCGCCCAGCGCATTCTGGAATTGGAGGCGTGCGACCTCGCCGAGTACCGGGGCGGCTACTCCGACTACGTCAAGCAGAAGGAGGAGCGCCTGCTGGTCTACGAGCGCACGTACGAGCGCCAGCAGCAGGAACTCAAGAAGCAGATGTCGTTCATCCGCTGGGCCCTGGGCACGCAGCAGGAGAAGCGCGTCCGGGCCGCCAAGAGCCGGATGAAGCTCATCGCCAAGACCGAGTACCTCGACCCGCCCGTGGGGCAGCGCCGCAAGATGAACCTGCGCTTCCACCCGC
Above is a genomic segment from bacterium containing:
- a CDS encoding ABC-F family ATP-binding cassette domain-containing protein, giving the protein MPLLTVDNLTKYYGTELILDHVAFAIDHRERLGFIGANGTGKTTLCRILLGREPYEDDAEIHIARGATIGYLSQEVDQDLSLTPWDMVMSVHQRLRRQEREIAVLTERMAEDVSEEVMQGLLQQHATLLEQFAAGGGHEYEREAARVLTRVGVPAADFHRPLSSFSGGEQRRAALARLLLQQPDLLLLDEPTNHLDVAGIEWLEQYLKSYAGAVIAISHDRRFLDNIAQRILELEACDLAEYRGGYSDYVKQKEERLLVYERTYERQQQELKKQMSFIRWALGTQQEKRVRAAKSRMKLIAKTEYLDPPVGQRRKMNLRFHPRIRGGQEILHLQGVGKRFGDRQLFAGLDLFVRRQERVGIVGPNGSGKTTLLRMALGLEEPSEGTARLGTSVEVGYYRQEQFDFTSRNTVMEEFATVMPDAEPGELRSLLARFLFVEDDVSKRVDDLSGGEKSRLALAKLVMTRPTLLVLDEPTNHLDIDSCNALENALREYAGTIVVVSHDRYFLDSVVNRLVVFHDGGVTVHEGNYGSYAARMRALREEEERLAREQAEAEKRERLLQEKLARQAKRARLRAANGQALPTAEELEERIHALEGQLALVEKILADPETYQTPQRVAALNAEHEKLSAQLAQTYEQWEQVEGL